TTATTTAATTAAATTATCTTTTTAAATTTACAACAGTAGCTAATAAATTATCACTAGTTTGCACAGCTTTAGAGTTCATTTCATAAGCTCTCTGTGCAACTATCATATCTACCATTTCATCTACTACTTTAACATTAGACATTTCAACGAAGCCCTGATGTATTCTAGGGAAACCTTTAGAACCAGCCTCGCCTTCAAAAGCAGGTCCGCTTGCTATAGTTTCTTTATATAAGTTATCACCTATAGATAGTAGTCCAGCTTGGTTTATAAATCTATGTAATGTAATGTTTCCAAGCTCAACAGGTTCGTTTTCATCTCCTATTGTAACAGAAACAACCCCCTCTCTTGATATACTAATTTTTTCTAGAAGGAAGTTCTCTGGGAAAATAATTTCAGGCACTAATTTATATCCATTAGAAGTGACAAGCTGACCATTAGCATCCACTTTAAAAGAACCATCTCTTGTGTATGATACGCTTCCATCAGGCATCAATACTTGAAAGAATCCTTCTCCCTCTAATGCTAAATCTAATTTATTTCCTGTAGCCTGTAATGAACCTTGATCAAACATTTTTTGTGTAGCAGCACTTTTTACACCTAAACCAGTTTGAAGTCCAACAGGTGTTACAGTGTCTTCTGTTGCAGGAGTTCCCTGTATTTTTAAGTTTTGATATATTAAATCTTCAAAATCTGCTCTTACTTTTTTATATCCAATGGTGTTTACATTAGCAAGGTTATTTGCTATAGTATCTGTTTTAAATTGCATACCATTCATACCGCTAGCAGCAGTCCATAGTGAACGTAACATATTTATTTTACTCCATTATAATTTGTTATATTATATTTTCGGTATATACTAAATTCGCTTTATAAATTTTTGTAGTAATAAAAAAGAGGCTATTGCAAATTACAACGCCTCTTTATTTATTATTATATAAAAAAATTATTTATTTAATCTTGCTTTTAATTCTCTTCCCATCTTTTCATAGCCTTTTTTTCCAAGCATAGCAAACATATTTTTCTTATAAGCCTCAACACCAGGCTGATCAAATGGATTAACCCCAAGCATATGTCCAGATATACCGCAAGCCTTCTCAAAGAAATACATAAGTTCACCAATAGTAAATGGAGTAATCTTGTCTATATCTACTATTATATTAGGAACTCCTCCATCAACATGGGCTAAAACAGTAGCTTCTAATGCAGATTTATTTATTTGATGTAAAGATTTTCCTTTTAAGTAGTTAAGTCCATCTAAGTCAGATTCTTCTTTTTTTATTTTCAAATCTATTTCTTCTTCATCTACTCTTATAACAGTTTCAAATAAACCTCTTCTTCCATCTTGTATAAATTGACCTAAAGAGTGCAAATCAGTAGAGAAATCCACAGAAGCAGGGAATATACCTTTTTTATCTTTACCTTCGCTTTCTCCATATAATTGTTTCCACCATTCAGATATATAATGCATTCTTGGGATGTAATTTACCATTATCTCTGTATTGAAACCTTTACTATAAAGAGCGTTTCTTAACATAGCATAAAGCATAGAAGGATTTTTCTTGTAATCTGCTTTTTTTGTAGCCTTAGCCATAGAGTCAAAACCTTTTATAAACTCTTTAATGTCTATTCCAGCAGCTGCTATAGGTATAAGACCAACAGGAGTAAGTACAGAATATCTACCTCCAACATCATCAGGTATTACAAATGTTCTGTATTTATTTTCTGTAGATAATGTTTTTAATGCTCCTTTTGCCTTATCTGTGGTAGCTATTATTCTTTTTGCTGCTCCTTCTTTACCGTATCTTTTTTCAGCATATTCTTTTAATACTCTAAAAGCTATAGCAGGTTCAGTAGTAGTTCCGCTTTTTGATATAACATTAATATAAAAATCTTTGTCTTTTAAATAATCCAACAAATGTTTGAAATACTCACCATTCATATTATGACCAGCATATACAACTTGAGTATTTCCTTTTTTAGCAGTAGTAAAAGGATTTAAGAAAGATTCTATAACAGCTCTCGCACCCAAATAAGATCCGCCAATACCAACAGATACTAATACTTCAGCATTCTCTCTTATTTCTGCTGCCAAAGTTTCTATATCTTTTACCATCTTCATAGCTTCAGTTGGAAGATTAACCCAACCTAAAAAGTCATTGCCAGCACCTTTTTTATTTTCTAAAAGCTCATTAGCATATTGTGCTGAACTTGCTAAATACTCTAATTCATATTCTTGCAAAAAATTTAATACATTCTTATAATTTATAGATAGCATTTTTTACACCTCGTGATATAGTTTTATAATACATAAATTATACAATAATAATACCGAAAAATAAAGAAATAAATATAAAAAATTAAGGTACAAATAAAATGATTTTGTCTGGACTTGAAATAGAAAAGAATTTAAATAAAAATATTATAATAGAACCTTTTAACAGGAAACAATTAAACTCAAATAGTTATAATGTAAGGCTTCATAATAAACTTTTAGTATATAAAGATAATGTATTAGATATGAAAAAGCCTAATGAAACTAAAGAAATCATTATACCTGAAACAGGATATCAGTTAGAACCTAATCAGCTTTATTTGGGAAGAACTTTAGAATATACAAAAACAAAAAAATATGTGCCTATGATAGAGGGTAGGTCATCCATAGGAAGGCTTGGAATATTTATACATATTACTGCTGGGTTTGGAGATGTTGGTTTTGCAGGTTATTGGACTTTAGAGATTTTTTGCATTAAGCCTATAATAATATATCCTGAAGTGGAGATTGCTCAACTTTATTATCACACTATAGACGGTGAATATGAAGAGTATGCAAGCAGCAAATATCAAAACAATACTGATGTTCAGCCTAGCATGCTTTATAAAGATTTTAAATAATTATAAATAAATCCAAATTATGAAGAAATCCAAAAATAAACTCCATTCTACTAATAAAGAATTATATGAAGGTGCTGTTATAAGAAAGTGCCGCATTGAAGAAGATATTGAATCTATGCGATTAGATAAATATATGGGAAATAGGTTTTCTTATTATTCCAGAAACAAGTGGCAGGATTTGATAGGCGAGGGGCTTGTATTAGTAAATGGTGAGAAAATAAAATATACTCGAAGTGTTTCTAAAGGTGATGAAATATCATACTATTTTAAAGATATGAAAGAGCCTGAAGTAAATAAAGATATAGAAATAATTTATGATGATGGCGATTTAATAATAGTAAATAAGCCTGCTAATTTGCCTGTGATTCCTTCTGGAAAATATTATTACAACACTTTACACACAATCATGCAAGAGAGATTAGGCTGTCATTTGAATATGATTAATAGAATAGATAGAGAGACAAGCGGATGTGTAATACTTTCTCGCGGTTCTTTGGTGGCTTCAAAGTTTTGTGCTATGCTTGCAAACAAAAATAATAATATAAAAAAAACTTATATTGCTATAGTGGAGAATGCTAAAGATATAGAAGATTCTTTTACTGTTGAAGGATATATGCAAGAGGTAGGAGATAAACTTTATAGAAGGTATCAAATACTTCATAAAGAGAATGTTGAAGACTCAAAATATTCAAAGACAAAGTTTAAAACTGTAAAAAGAATAGGCGATTATGCCATATTAAAAATAAGACTCTATACTGGACGAATGCATCAAATAAGGGTGCATCTTCATTCAAAAAATCTTTATATGGTTGGAGATAAAATATACGGCAAGTATGGCCCTAA
This is a stretch of genomic DNA from Brachyspira sp. SAP_772. It encodes these proteins:
- the flgG gene encoding flagellar basal-body rod protein FlgG, whose protein sequence is MLRSLWTAASGMNGMQFKTDTIANNLANVNTIGYKKVRADFEDLIYQNLKIQGTPATEDTVTPVGLQTGLGVKSAATQKMFDQGSLQATGNKLDLALEGEGFFQVLMPDGSVSYTRDGSFKVDANGQLVTSNGYKLVPEIIFPENFLLEKISISREGVVSVTIGDENEPVELGNITLHRFINQAGLLSIGDNLYKETIASGPAFEGEAGSKGFPRIHQGFVEMSNVKVVDEMVDMIVAQRAYEMNSKAVQTSDNLLATVVNLKR
- a CDS encoding glucose-6-phosphate isomerase, with product MLSINYKNVLNFLQEYELEYLASSAQYANELLENKKGAGNDFLGWVNLPTEAMKMVKDIETLAAEIRENAEVLVSVGIGGSYLGARAVIESFLNPFTTAKKGNTQVVYAGHNMNGEYFKHLLDYLKDKDFYINVISKSGTTTEPAIAFRVLKEYAEKRYGKEGAAKRIIATTDKAKGALKTLSTENKYRTFVIPDDVGGRYSVLTPVGLIPIAAAGIDIKEFIKGFDSMAKATKKADYKKNPSMLYAMLRNALYSKGFNTEIMVNYIPRMHYISEWWKQLYGESEGKDKKGIFPASVDFSTDLHSLGQFIQDGRRGLFETVIRVDEEEIDLKIKKEESDLDGLNYLKGKSLHQINKSALEATVLAHVDGGVPNIIVDIDKITPFTIGELMYFFEKACGISGHMLGVNPFDQPGVEAYKKNMFAMLGKKGYEKMGRELKARLNK
- the dcd gene encoding dCTP deaminase, producing MILSGLEIEKNLNKNIIIEPFNRKQLNSNSYNVRLHNKLLVYKDNVLDMKKPNETKEIIIPETGYQLEPNQLYLGRTLEYTKTKKYVPMIEGRSSIGRLGIFIHITAGFGDVGFAGYWTLEIFCIKPIIIYPEVEIAQLYYHTIDGEYEEYASSKYQNNTDVQPSMLYKDFK
- a CDS encoding RluA family pseudouridine synthase, with amino-acid sequence MKKSKNKLHSTNKELYEGAVIRKCRIEEDIESMRLDKYMGNRFSYYSRNKWQDLIGEGLVLVNGEKIKYTRSVSKGDEISYYFKDMKEPEVNKDIEIIYDDGDLIIVNKPANLPVIPSGKYYYNTLHTIMQERLGCHLNMINRIDRETSGCVILSRGSLVASKFCAMLANKNNNIKKTYIAIVENAKDIEDSFTVEGYMQEVGDKLYRRYQILHKENVEDSKYSKTKFKTVKRIGDYAILKIRLYTGRMHQIRVHLHSKNLYMVGDKIYGKYGPKVFNSFIEKSIIPEGFFYRQALHSYMLEFNHPITNERIKVKAKIPKDLKDFIASI